Proteins encoded by one window of Chondromyces crocatus:
- a CDS encoding kelch repeat-containing protein, with translation MRHRYAHVAPRILAPDVPFASTPQGFALVASTTSAEGMQVPFAGGVQVALPRRTAEPIRIQARKPSLALEEGTLEQDDAFEVRVHEIGLTGEGTLHGGAVVYAREGGRSFWTSVPEGIEEWLLLKPEATRAEAPSVLWAVDGGRPEERGDSIVILDDHGQVRLRVTAPEAWTASGHAIPVRLSVEDTRIALWVDGRGEEVLVDPQWTAGGSLSARYYHTATRLEGGHVLVTGGSVGATYLSTGQRYDPLANVWLDAGDMLDGSGFTARRRQHTATRLDDGRVLTAGGFNISAQSTAALYNPVTNTWVSAGSLLQSRYNHTATLLPDGRVLVVGGQSTATTYLPSVEIFDPAANGGSGGWVTNPAPQPMPAPRAHHTATLLPSSGRVLIAGGLNAGGVLDTSLLYDPGANQWVQTAEALSPPRRNHTAVLLVPTDDVLVIGGLTPTVTSTAQFYEAATQSWRDVDTMAVPRVYHSATLLDGQVIVVGGDTTAGSGVTTDSVETFQWPPGNPSAGGWTLLQPFPSVPRQDHTATLLDDGRILLAAGRTGSTVLGSTALYSMGCTGCGCTTNSDCDTGLCVDAVCCATTCDAPCRACNVPGNLGTCSIASVGQQDTCAAGQVCSASGACSSGLGGPCMTGTDCESGFCADGVCCSSACDGVCQSCNAPGNEGTCLPTPAGVQDTCAPGEVCNGAGSCRKTDGQACSTAIECLSGFCADGVCCNTACGGGSPTDCQACSMATGAPIEGVCTILDSSVTCRPSQGECDPAEVCNGAQPLCPTNVTAPDGSACAGGTCTNGTCVTGSKGPGEACAGPAECSSGFCTDGVCCQTACDAACQACNLSGNGTCMPAAAGEQDLCGPGRVCNATGTCTKGPGEACATAAECTSGFCTDGVCCTSACGNACQACNVPGSIGICAPTAAGQQDLCPLGSVCDNLGACKKSLGQPCQTALDCGSGFCSDNVCCDGACSTSCVACSTAKKGGGQNGLCGPVAVGTDPDDDCAVEIATCGNTGACNGSGACQKRQAGTPCSPASCNGPEILNPVDTCDGQGQCVDTAPQDCGAYRCVGQACLSQCFVDQECLTRAYCSGGTCSLKLPVGQPCTMNKACLSDACLSRVCSNDTDGDGIPDEQDNCPSVPNTSQVNTDANLPGGDADGDACDDDDDADGVLDAVDNCPTIPNPGQESAGPGRPGYACLCNDPPKPDGAPCDDGNGCTLNDTCQANVCRPGPQVECPQPEQAECKQRACEPATGSCVLLHRLDGAPCPEGICIAGGCLDENRWTPGSGGAGVGGEAGSGGSGGMGGHAGDGPGGSANSSGSTSASSGAGESPLRLYGNGCTLTEGRKAPATGAWLLLGLTLAAWTRRRTQPDGARPARPR, from the coding sequence TTGCGCCACCGGTATGCGCACGTAGCGCCCCGGATCCTCGCCCCCGACGTGCCCTTCGCGAGCACGCCTCAGGGGTTCGCACTCGTCGCGTCGACGACGAGCGCCGAGGGCATGCAGGTCCCCTTCGCCGGAGGCGTGCAGGTCGCCTTGCCGCGCCGCACGGCGGAACCCATCCGGATCCAGGCACGCAAGCCGAGCCTGGCCCTCGAAGAAGGGACGCTCGAACAGGACGACGCCTTCGAGGTGCGGGTCCACGAGATCGGACTGACGGGTGAAGGCACCTTGCACGGCGGCGCCGTCGTCTATGCACGGGAGGGGGGTCGTTCGTTCTGGACCAGCGTGCCGGAAGGCATCGAAGAGTGGCTCCTCTTGAAGCCCGAGGCGACGCGCGCAGAGGCCCCCTCGGTGCTGTGGGCGGTCGACGGCGGCAGGCCGGAAGAGCGCGGCGATTCGATCGTCATCCTGGACGACCACGGGCAGGTCCGCCTGCGCGTGACGGCGCCCGAAGCGTGGACGGCGAGTGGCCACGCGATCCCCGTGCGCCTCTCGGTGGAGGACACCCGGATCGCCCTGTGGGTGGACGGCCGAGGAGAAGAGGTCCTCGTCGACCCCCAGTGGACGGCGGGCGGCAGCCTGAGCGCGCGCTATTACCACACGGCAACGCGGCTGGAGGGTGGCCACGTGCTCGTGACGGGAGGCAGCGTCGGCGCCACCTACCTCAGCACCGGGCAGCGCTACGATCCTCTCGCCAACGTCTGGCTCGATGCCGGTGACATGCTCGATGGCTCGGGGTTCACCGCTCGACGCAGACAGCACACCGCCACCCGGCTAGACGACGGGCGCGTGCTCACCGCGGGGGGATTCAACATCAGCGCGCAGAGCACCGCGGCACTCTACAACCCCGTCACGAACACCTGGGTCTCCGCCGGCAGCTTGCTCCAGAGCCGCTACAACCACACCGCGACGCTGCTGCCCGACGGGCGGGTGCTCGTGGTGGGCGGTCAATCGACGGCCACCACCTATCTCCCATCGGTCGAGATCTTCGATCCGGCGGCCAATGGTGGAAGCGGCGGGTGGGTGACCAACCCAGCGCCACAGCCCATGCCGGCGCCGCGCGCCCACCACACGGCAACGCTCTTGCCCTCGAGCGGCAGGGTCCTGATCGCAGGAGGGCTCAACGCGGGCGGCGTCCTCGACACCAGCCTGCTCTACGATCCCGGCGCCAACCAGTGGGTCCAGACGGCCGAAGCGCTCAGCCCGCCGCGCCGGAACCACACCGCCGTCCTGCTCGTCCCCACCGACGACGTGCTGGTGATCGGCGGCCTCACCCCCACCGTCACCAGCACCGCCCAGTTCTACGAGGCCGCAACCCAGAGCTGGCGCGACGTCGACACGATGGCCGTACCGCGCGTCTACCACTCCGCGACACTTCTCGACGGCCAGGTGATCGTCGTCGGTGGGGACACCACCGCCGGCTCGGGCGTGACCACCGACTCGGTCGAAACCTTCCAGTGGCCCCCTGGAAATCCGAGCGCAGGCGGGTGGACCCTGCTCCAGCCCTTCCCCTCCGTCCCGCGGCAGGATCACACGGCGACGCTGCTCGACGACGGCCGCATCCTGCTGGCCGCGGGGCGCACGGGCAGCACCGTTCTCGGCAGCACGGCGCTCTACAGCATGGGCTGCACGGGCTGCGGGTGCACCACGAACAGCGACTGTGACACGGGACTCTGCGTGGACGCGGTCTGCTGCGCGACGACCTGCGACGCCCCCTGCCGCGCGTGCAACGTGCCCGGAAACCTCGGCACCTGTTCGATCGCGAGCGTCGGGCAGCAAGACACCTGCGCAGCGGGTCAGGTGTGCAGCGCATCCGGCGCGTGTTCGAGCGGCCTCGGGGGACCGTGCATGACGGGCACCGACTGCGAGAGCGGCTTCTGCGCCGATGGCGTCTGCTGCTCCAGCGCGTGCGATGGTGTCTGCCAGTCGTGCAACGCCCCGGGAAATGAGGGCACCTGCCTCCCCACCCCCGCCGGAGTCCAGGACACGTGCGCTCCCGGCGAAGTCTGCAACGGAGCGGGGTCGTGCAGGAAAACGGATGGCCAGGCATGCTCCACCGCGATCGAGTGCCTGAGCGGCTTCTGCGCCGACGGCGTCTGCTGCAACACGGCCTGCGGTGGCGGGTCGCCGACGGACTGCCAGGCGTGCAGCATGGCGACCGGCGCACCGATCGAGGGCGTCTGCACGATCCTGGACTCGAGCGTCACCTGCCGCCCCTCCCAGGGCGAGTGCGATCCCGCCGAAGTGTGCAACGGCGCGCAACCCCTGTGCCCGACGAACGTGACCGCGCCCGACGGCAGCGCGTGCGCCGGAGGCACCTGCACGAACGGCACCTGCGTCACGGGCTCGAAGGGCCCCGGGGAAGCCTGCGCTGGCCCTGCCGAGTGCTCGAGCGGCTTCTGCACCGACGGCGTGTGCTGCCAGACCGCCTGCGACGCCGCCTGCCAGGCCTGCAACCTCTCTGGCAACGGAACGTGCATGCCCGCCGCAGCAGGTGAACAGGATCTGTGCGGCCCGGGTCGCGTCTGCAACGCCACGGGCACCTGCACGAAGGGCCCTGGTGAGGCTTGCGCGACCGCAGCCGAGTGCACCAGCGGGTTCTGCACCGATGGCGTCTGCTGCACCTCGGCCTGCGGGAACGCCTGCCAGGCGTGCAACGTGCCCGGCAGCATCGGCATCTGCGCCCCTACCGCAGCGGGCCAGCAGGATCTCTGCCCCCTCGGAAGCGTGTGCGACAACCTCGGCGCCTGCAAAAAGTCCCTGGGACAGCCCTGCCAGACGGCGCTCGACTGCGGGAGCGGCTTCTGCTCCGACAACGTCTGCTGCGACGGCGCCTGCTCGACCTCGTGCGTGGCATGCTCCACCGCGAAGAAGGGCGGCGGCCAGAACGGCCTCTGCGGCCCCGTGGCGGTGGGAACCGACCCCGACGACGACTGCGCCGTGGAAATCGCCACCTGCGGCAACACCGGCGCATGCAACGGAAGCGGCGCCTGCCAGAAACGCCAGGCGGGGACCCCTTGCTCCCCCGCCTCGTGCAACGGCCCGGAAATCCTGAACCCGGTGGACACCTGCGACGGCCAAGGCCAGTGCGTCGACACTGCGCCCCAGGACTGCGGCGCCTACCGATGCGTCGGCCAGGCCTGCCTGTCGCAGTGCTTCGTCGACCAGGAGTGCTTGACGAGGGCGTACTGCAGCGGTGGCACCTGCAGCCTCAAGCTGCCCGTCGGACAGCCTTGCACCATGAACAAGGCCTGCCTGAGCGACGCCTGCCTCTCGCGCGTGTGCAGCAACGACACCGACGGGGATGGGATCCCCGACGAGCAGGACAACTGCCCCAGCGTCCCGAACACCAGCCAGGTGAACACCGACGCGAACCTGCCCGGCGGTGATGCAGACGGAGACGCTTGCGACGACGACGACGACGCCGACGGTGTCCTCGACGCCGTCGACAACTGCCCGACCATCCCCAACCCCGGACAGGAGAGCGCAGGCCCAGGCAGACCGGGCTACGCCTGCCTGTGCAACGATCCTCCGAAGCCCGATGGTGCGCCCTGCGACGACGGCAACGGATGCACGCTGAACGACACTTGCCAGGCAAACGTGTGCCGACCAGGGCCGCAGGTGGAGTGCCCGCAGCCCGAACAGGCCGAGTGCAAGCAGCGCGCATGCGAACCAGCGACCGGCTCCTGCGTCCTGCTCCACCGGCTCGACGGAGCGCCCTGCCCGGAAGGCATCTGCATCGCCGGCGGATGCCTCGACGAGAACCGGTGGACCCCTGGCAGCGGCGGCGCCGGAGTCGGCGGGGAAGCCGGGTCCGGAGGCTCGGGCGGCATGGGCGGCCACGCGGGCGACGGGCCGGGCGGCTCGGCAAATTCGAGTGGCTCGACCTCGGCATCCAGCGGCGCGGGCGAAAGCCCCCTCCGCCTCTACGGCAACGGCTGCACCCTCACCGAAGGACGCAAGGCCCCCGCCACCGGCGCCTGGCTCTTGCTCGGACTGACCCTTGCCGCCTGGACCCGGAGACGCACGCAACCGGACGGCGCGAGGCCCGCACGCCCCCGCTGA
- a CDS encoding thrombospondin type 3 repeat-containing protein, protein MASSLRLTALSSTRKGFIMRARRRSSYIWTSALLLTAAGLTTNTSLADAPVVVLNPGTLTGSIVFPPGITVTGGTIQGYATDGTYASTSFAGTTYSLVVEGDRNYRVIAYVDVNDGVSTSQLQLNSSGNATTHVPVGQSAQYDIVRDVASIQGSVTVTGGGTVNRIYVWASGSTQVPSESHYNSKYVYNTSTYSLPMVRSNQVGVDAIIDVTRLDGATLSVPVDLQQLDMLAGQTTANWTIDLAALTSGSVEGDINLINPVIGGSPSVRYHYIYLYEPSTGVGMSRTIFNGNHYEFEPLLPGLYSLQAYTYFNDPFGMLVHAPENVYPVNVTAGNVTTMPDYGGQLVHLRGKMNLRGMRSTLSSGTVRAMALPSGRGYGQDSVAVPSGDFDLALTEGTWKLSDYQASFYQYDVNDPSKSLQAQFDVRDNSVADFSLTSNVSPPDQNLSLITSETLVVFDVAEDGANSPPWLISSPSINARYHGAQGSYRYLYGYGAGGESQFPMVRVVGVPGTYQVYPRAYVRREGSSTGSYAEFPPFTLTLNAPRYVGSLAECQGSPPEGAVCGGSFDPFEAFAGGGNPPNPTPSNVLVEFQSDIPDGFHITATRIPVGPTPPLGWKLARVGQDLEGVYFDIMRSVESPLLTTKICFTYDESVYSDEQARDLRPFHWTKSPTDPTVYEWEDMWGGLEICFPGNEPCAPGSVPPNHPDALERFRPDLNQICGMTESFSIFALMTPADADADGVVDHLDNCPTVANADQSDIDGDGLGDACDDDIDGDGIPNDLDLCPLVVDPSQSDIDGDGLGDACDDDLDGDGIPNDVDNCPGMPNPDQSDSNGDGLGDACVTDTDGDGIDDPGDNCPTVANADQSDIDGDGIGDVCDDDIDGDGIPNGADVCPLVANPDQADLDGDGIGDVCDDDVDGDAVGNGEDNCPLVANPNQADLDGDGLGDACDDDIDGDGIPDGVDNCVAVANPGQEDLDLDGAGDACDLDDDDDGVPDALDNCPAEVNPEQDDLDGDGIGDACDLDVDGDGVDDVHDNCPLVANASQQDADSDGLGDACDNCPLAANPAQGDDDNDGVGNACDPVCLTLQRGTNGHVFDTYVAVGEPGYAPGAYTYLYTGLNSSGEKRSLIAFHLGEVPSNATVESAALTVSSEYAASAGTVTLHPISSVWEEATATYANFGDAFEPTAEAALVLPAGSAGPQVADLTALVQTWVDGTRLNYGVLLRESGASKHGFRSSEHPNVGQRPRLDICYVTP, encoded by the coding sequence ATGGCGTCGAGCCTCCGCCTGACTGCACTGAGCTCGACGCGGAAAGGCTTCATCATGCGTGCGCGACGACGCTCGTCGTACATCTGGACGAGCGCTCTGCTGCTGACGGCAGCAGGGCTCACCACCAACACCTCGCTGGCCGACGCGCCCGTCGTCGTCCTGAACCCCGGGACGTTGACGGGAAGCATCGTGTTTCCGCCTGGAATCACCGTCACGGGGGGGACCATCCAGGGGTACGCCACCGATGGCACCTATGCCAGTACGTCGTTCGCGGGCACGACCTATTCTCTGGTCGTCGAAGGCGATCGCAATTATCGGGTGATTGCCTACGTCGATGTGAATGACGGCGTCTCCACATCCCAGCTGCAGCTGAATTCCAGCGGCAATGCGACGACCCATGTTCCCGTGGGACAGTCCGCGCAATACGACATCGTTCGTGACGTGGCGAGCATTCAAGGAAGCGTCACGGTGACCGGGGGTGGAACCGTGAACCGGATCTACGTCTGGGCCAGTGGGTCGACGCAGGTGCCCAGCGAATCGCATTACAACAGCAAGTACGTCTACAATACGTCGACCTACTCCCTGCCCATGGTGCGCAGCAACCAGGTCGGCGTGGATGCCATCATCGACGTCACCAGGCTCGACGGCGCCACGCTGTCAGTGCCCGTCGATCTGCAGCAGCTCGACATGCTGGCAGGACAGACCACGGCCAACTGGACCATCGATCTCGCGGCGTTGACCTCTGGATCGGTCGAGGGGGACATCAACCTGATCAACCCCGTCATCGGGGGCTCTCCCTCCGTGCGCTACCACTACATTTACCTCTATGAGCCCAGCACGGGCGTCGGCATGAGCCGGACCATTTTCAATGGAAACCATTATGAGTTCGAGCCGCTGCTGCCGGGGCTTTACAGCCTTCAGGCGTATACGTATTTCAATGATCCATTCGGCATGCTCGTGCATGCGCCAGAGAATGTGTATCCGGTCAATGTCACGGCCGGCAATGTGACGACGATGCCCGACTATGGCGGCCAGCTGGTGCATCTGCGTGGCAAGATGAATCTGCGTGGCATGCGAAGCACGCTGTCGTCCGGAACCGTGCGCGCCATGGCCTTGCCGAGTGGCCGCGGGTATGGTCAGGACAGCGTGGCCGTGCCGAGTGGAGATTTCGATCTTGCATTGACGGAAGGGACCTGGAAGCTCTCCGACTATCAGGCGTCGTTCTACCAGTACGATGTGAATGATCCATCGAAGTCTCTCCAGGCGCAGTTCGACGTCCGGGATAATTCGGTCGCAGATTTCTCGTTGACGAGCAATGTGAGCCCACCGGATCAGAATCTCTCGCTCATCACCTCGGAGACGCTGGTCGTCTTCGATGTGGCCGAGGATGGCGCCAACAGCCCTCCGTGGCTCATCAGCAGCCCCAGCATCAATGCCAGGTACCATGGTGCTCAGGGGAGTTATCGCTATCTCTACGGCTATGGTGCGGGAGGAGAATCCCAGTTCCCCATGGTCCGCGTGGTCGGCGTCCCGGGTACGTATCAGGTCTATCCACGTGCGTACGTGCGTCGTGAGGGAAGCTCGACAGGATCATACGCCGAGTTCCCTCCGTTCACGCTGACGCTGAATGCACCGAGGTATGTGGGCAGTCTGGCAGAGTGCCAGGGGTCGCCTCCCGAGGGTGCGGTTTGTGGCGGTTCATTCGATCCTTTCGAGGCGTTCGCTGGTGGTGGTAACCCGCCCAATCCCACGCCGTCGAATGTACTCGTCGAATTTCAGTCCGACATCCCGGACGGGTTCCACATCACCGCCACGAGAATCCCGGTGGGGCCCACGCCGCCGCTCGGATGGAAGCTCGCGCGGGTCGGCCAGGATCTGGAAGGCGTCTACTTCGACATCATGCGGAGCGTGGAGTCTCCCCTTCTCACCACCAAGATCTGCTTCACTTATGACGAGAGTGTCTACTCGGATGAACAGGCGAGGGATCTCAGGCCATTTCACTGGACGAAGTCGCCCACCGATCCAACGGTCTACGAGTGGGAAGACATGTGGGGGGGCCTCGAGATCTGCTTCCCCGGCAATGAGCCCTGCGCTCCGGGGAGCGTCCCGCCGAATCACCCCGACGCGCTGGAGCGCTTCAGGCCCGATCTGAACCAGATCTGCGGCATGACGGAGAGCTTCTCGATCTTCGCGCTCATGACGCCGGCGGATGCCGACGCCGATGGCGTGGTCGACCACCTCGACAACTGCCCCACGGTGGCCAATGCCGACCAGTCCGACATCGATGGGGATGGCCTCGGCGATGCCTGTGACGACGACATCGATGGCGACGGCATTCCCAATGACCTCGACCTGTGCCCGCTCGTCGTCGACCCGAGCCAGTCGGACATCGATGGGGACGGGCTCGGCGATGCCTGTGACGACGACCTCGATGGCGACGGCATCCCCAACGACGTCGACAACTGCCCCGGGATGCCCAATCCCGACCAGAGCGACAGCAATGGTGACGGTCTCGGCGATGCTTGCGTGACCGATACCGATGGCGACGGCATCGACGACCCGGGCGACAACTGCCCCACGGTGGCCAATGCCGACCAGTCCGACATCGATGGGGATGGGATCGGGGACGTCTGCGACGACGACATCGATGGCGACGGCATCCCCAACGGTGCCGACGTCTGTCCGCTCGTGGCCAACCCGGATCAGGCGGATCTCGACGGGGATGGGATCGGGGACGTGTGCGACGATGATGTCGACGGGGACGCCGTCGGCAACGGGGAGGACAACTGCCCGCTCGTGGCCAACCCGAACCAGGCGGATCTCGATGGGGATGGGCTCGGCGATGCCTGCGACGACGACATCGACGGGGATGGCATTCCCGATGGCGTCGACAACTGCGTCGCCGTGGCGAACCCCGGTCAGGAGGACCTCGATCTCGATGGCGCCGGCGATGCCTGCGACCTCGACGACGACGACGACGGGGTGCCCGATGCGCTCGACAACTGCCCCGCCGAGGTGAATCCCGAGCAGGACGACCTCGATGGCGACGGGATCGGTGACGCTTGTGATCTCGACGTGGATGGCGATGGGGTGGATGACGTCCACGACAACTGCCCGCTCGTCGCGAATGCCTCGCAGCAGGACGCGGACAGCGATGGCCTCGGTGATGCTTGCGACAACTGCCCGCTCGCAGCGAACCCGGCTCAGGGAGACGACGACAACGATGGCGTCGGGAATGCGTGCGATCCGGTCTGCCTCACGCTCCAGCGCGGCACGAATGGCCACGTGTTCGACACCTACGTTGCGGTTGGCGAGCCGGGCTATGCACCAGGTGCGTATACGTACCTCTACACGGGGCTCAACAGCTCGGGCGAGAAGCGCAGCCTCATCGCCTTCCACCTGGGTGAGGTGCCGTCGAATGCCACGGTCGAGAGCGCTGCCCTGACGGTTTCGTCGGAATACGCGGCCAGCGCCGGGACGGTGACCCTCCACCCGATTTCCTCCGTCTGGGAGGAGGCCACGGCCACCTACGCGAACTTCGGGGATGCGTTCGAGCCGACCGCAGAAGCGGCGCTGGTCTTGCCCGCTGGGAGCGCCGGTCCTCAGGTCGCCGATCTCACGGCGCTGGTCCAGACCTGGGTCGACGGGACCCGTCTGAACTACGGCGTCCTTTTGCGCGAGAGCGGTGCGAGCAAGCACGGTTTCCGCTCCAGCGAGCACCCGAACGTGGGCCAGCGCCCGCGGCTGGACATCTGCTACGTCACACCTTGA
- a CDS encoding lysophospholipid acyltransferase family protein encodes MGVNDTLRGILDTARITVPTLVDASLGRLGAEQSDTRLRWWSQKLFRDAEVDLVVRGREHAESAGPLLVMSNHQSLYDIPALYCSVPGRLRMVAKQELFRVPLWGPAMRAAGFIEVDRQNREQAVASLRASVSHLKNGTCIWIAPEGTRSKDGRLGRFKSGGFRMALETGTPILPVAIDGTRHVLPAKGFVVQRKQRVVVTLLPQVDPTVYGVERRKELMRDVRAAIAVALGQDPTDEAHGVSG; translated from the coding sequence ATGGGCGTCAACGACACACTCCGCGGCATCCTCGACACCGCCCGCATCACCGTCCCGACGCTGGTGGATGCGTCCCTCGGACGGCTCGGCGCCGAGCAGAGCGACACCCGCCTGCGCTGGTGGTCGCAGAAGCTCTTCCGCGACGCCGAGGTCGATCTCGTCGTGCGCGGCCGCGAGCACGCCGAGAGCGCAGGTCCCCTGCTCGTGATGTCGAACCACCAGAGCCTCTACGACATCCCTGCCCTCTACTGCTCGGTGCCCGGCCGCCTGCGGATGGTGGCGAAGCAGGAACTCTTCCGCGTTCCCCTGTGGGGCCCGGCGATGCGCGCCGCGGGCTTCATCGAGGTCGACCGTCAGAACCGCGAGCAAGCCGTGGCCAGCCTGCGCGCCAGCGTCTCCCACCTGAAGAACGGCACCTGCATCTGGATCGCTCCCGAAGGCACCCGGAGCAAGGACGGCCGGCTGGGCCGCTTCAAGAGCGGCGGCTTCCGGATGGCCCTGGAGACCGGAACGCCCATCCTGCCCGTGGCCATCGACGGAACGCGCCACGTCCTCCCAGCGAAGGGCTTCGTCGTGCAGCGCAAGCAGCGCGTCGTGGTGACCCTGTTGCCCCAGGTCGACCCGACCGTTTACGGCGTCGAGCGCCGCAAAGAGCTGATGCGTGACGTGCGGGCCGCCATCGCCGTTGCCCTCGGGCAAGATCCCACCGACGAGGCCCACGGAGTGTCCGGATAG
- a CDS encoding secondary thiamine-phosphate synthase enzyme YjbQ: MPTEKPEPRAASLVFQRTLEFRTSRQGLLDVTREVAAVVAESGVRQGICTTFLQHTSASLVIQENADPAVLRDLERWMSKLAPESDEYEHDDEGPDDMPGHLRSAVTRTNEVIPVTDGRLALGRWQALYLWEHRSAPHVRRLVVTILGAG, encoded by the coding sequence GTGCCCACCGAAAAACCCGAGCCACGCGCCGCGTCCCTGGTCTTCCAGCGGACCCTCGAGTTCCGCACCTCCCGCCAGGGCTTGCTCGACGTGACGCGCGAAGTCGCCGCCGTCGTGGCCGAGTCCGGCGTGCGCCAGGGCATCTGCACCACCTTCCTCCAGCACACCTCGGCGAGCCTCGTGATCCAGGAGAACGCCGATCCCGCCGTGCTCCGCGACCTCGAGCGCTGGATGAGCAAGCTCGCTCCCGAGAGCGACGAGTACGAGCATGACGACGAAGGCCCCGACGACATGCCTGGACACCTCCGCAGCGCCGTCACCCGGACGAACGAGGTGATCCCCGTGACCGACGGTCGCCTCGCACTCGGACGCTGGCAGGCCCTCTACCTCTGGGAACACCGCAGCGCGCCGCACGTGCGCCGCCTCGTGGTCACCATCCTCGGCGCTGGATGA
- a CDS encoding DNA-binding domain-containing protein, giving the protein MAERLEALQTLLSRAFRKDTSVTDDDALTAHLAEHVAGNSRLTPAAQVDIYRRQFWLRHLGSLQEDYPGLRALLGDDAFETFCRAYLAAHPPASFTLRDLGDDIVPFAELYPDFPPDQEALCRELCRFEHAHIDLFDGAEPPPLDPARLGAMTEDDWSTARVVLHPLLRRFRLTYPVHTLREAARAGRELAVPEPRDVHLLLFRRDLQIRLQEIDPLAYQLLSALARGVALIPACEEIADHATEDDATRLGEHVQRWFAQWASAGLIVDITPAPDAPDHDPGGTRGDVY; this is encoded by the coding sequence GTGGCCGAGCGACTTGAGGCCCTGCAGACCCTGCTCTCTCGAGCGTTCCGCAAGGACACGTCCGTCACCGACGACGACGCCCTCACCGCGCACCTCGCCGAGCACGTCGCCGGCAACAGCCGCCTCACACCGGCCGCGCAGGTCGACATCTACCGCCGCCAGTTCTGGCTCCGCCACCTCGGCTCGCTGCAAGAAGACTACCCTGGCCTGCGCGCCCTGCTCGGCGACGACGCCTTCGAGACGTTCTGCCGCGCCTACCTCGCCGCGCACCCACCGGCGAGCTTCACCCTGCGCGATCTCGGCGACGACATCGTCCCCTTTGCAGAGCTCTACCCCGACTTCCCCCCGGACCAGGAAGCCCTCTGCCGCGAGCTGTGCCGCTTCGAGCACGCCCACATCGATCTCTTCGACGGCGCCGAGCCACCGCCGCTCGACCCGGCGCGCCTGGGTGCGATGACCGAGGACGACTGGAGCACGGCCCGCGTCGTCCTCCACCCCCTCCTCCGCCGATTTCGCCTCACCTACCCGGTCCACACCCTCCGTGAAGCCGCACGCGCTGGACGGGAGCTCGCCGTCCCCGAGCCACGCGACGTCCACCTCCTTCTGTTCCGGCGAGACCTCCAGATCCGGCTGCAAGAGATCGACCCCCTCGCCTACCAGCTGCTCTCCGCCCTGGCCCGCGGCGTCGCGCTGATCCCCGCTTGCGAAGAGATCGCGGACCACGCCACCGAGGACGACGCCACGCGGCTGGGCGAGCACGTGCAGCGATGGTTCGCGCAGTGGGCCAGCGCGGGGCTCATCGTGGACATCACGCCGGCCCCCGACGCGCCCGACCACGACCCGGGAGGAACTCGGGGAGACGTGTACTAG
- a CDS encoding DUF692 domain-containing protein has translation MPPSPRPRLGLPDLGIGVGLRRKHHEHVLTNRPQVDWFEIISENYMVPGGRPMVNLDRVLACDYRLIQHGVSLCIGGTEPLDRDYLQRLKTLLRRTGSPWVSDHLCWTRAHGVDLHDLLPLPYTEEVIRHVATRAREVQDFLEVPLLLENVSSYMTYTASEMTEWAFVSAIVDEADCGLLLDVNNIYVSSYNHGFDPAEYVDGIPAHRVAQMHLAGHTNYGEYIIDTHSAEIIDPVWALYRRACERVGPVSTLVEWDEDIPTFDALLAEAEKARAIRDEVERGRAT, from the coding sequence ATGCCTCCTTCCCCTCGCCCTCGGCTCGGCCTCCCCGATCTCGGGATCGGCGTCGGCTTGCGGCGCAAGCACCACGAGCACGTCCTCACGAACCGGCCCCAGGTCGACTGGTTCGAGATCATCAGCGAGAACTACATGGTCCCGGGGGGTCGCCCGATGGTGAACCTCGATCGGGTCCTCGCCTGCGACTACCGCCTCATCCAGCACGGCGTCTCGCTGTGCATCGGCGGCACCGAGCCCCTCGACCGCGACTACCTGCAGCGGCTCAAGACGCTGCTCCGCCGCACCGGCTCGCCCTGGGTCAGCGACCACCTCTGCTGGACCCGCGCCCACGGCGTGGACCTCCACGACCTCTTGCCCCTCCCCTACACCGAGGAGGTGATCCGGCACGTCGCCACCCGTGCGCGCGAGGTGCAGGACTTCCTCGAGGTGCCGCTCCTCCTCGAGAACGTCTCCAGCTACATGACCTACACCGCGAGCGAGATGACGGAGTGGGCCTTCGTCTCCGCCATCGTCGACGAGGCCGACTGCGGCCTCTTGCTCGACGTGAACAACATCTACGTCTCCAGCTACAACCACGGCTTCGATCCCGCCGAATACGTGGACGGGATCCCGGCGCACCGGGTCGCGCAGATGCACCTCGCCGGCCACACCAACTACGGCGAGTACATCATCGACACCCACAGCGCCGAGATCATCGATCCCGTCTGGGCGCTGTACCGCCGCGCGTGCGAACGCGTGGGCCCCGTCTCCACGCTTGTGGAGTGGGACGAGGACATCCCGACCTTCGACGCCCTTCTCGCCGAGGCGGAGAAAGCGCGCGCGATCCGCGACGAGGTGGAGCGTGGCCGAGCGACTTGA